The following nucleotide sequence is from Coffea eugenioides isolate CCC68of chromosome 3, Ceug_1.0, whole genome shotgun sequence.
GTGATACAGGCATGGTATATGGATGACAGCGATGAGGACCAGAGACTTCCCCACCACCGTGAGCCAAAGGAGTTTGTCTCTCTGGATAAACTTGCAGGTATATACATTGGATACTAGCCAGGATTATTCTCAATCTATGAAGGGCTTCTGTTGGAACAAAGCTAGTTATTGactgtccttttttttttcctctgttATTGACAATATACAAGCGTcctggttcttgataaaatttgtTACACATTCACATTATGCCTGTAGTGAAGTTAATTGTCTGTGCAAGACCATTTGAATTATCCGTGAATTGCTTTCTCTCTGTCTAGCCTCTAATTAAACGTGTCTTGAGTGTCATCTTTTGCTTTTTTCTCTCTGTTGAGCCTCTGAACTTATTTAAATGCATATTGAGTTACCTTGTCTTATTCTCTGATCCAGTGTTCTCAATTTTCCAGAACTCGGAGTACTCAGCTGGCGATTGGATGCTGATAAGtatgaaaatgatgaagagtTGAAGAAAATCCGTGACGCCCGTGGATATTCATACATGGTATGAAGAAGCGTCAATCAAAGTGGCATACATTTATTATCTTTGTCAGTTGAACTTTGTCTTGACTGGTAAGTTGAGTATAATGGGATCCAAACACCTTTTCAGGACTTCTGCGAGGTTTGCCCTGAGAAATTACCCAATTATGAGGAGAAGATCAAAAACTTCTTTGAAGAACATCTTCACACTGATGAGGAGATCCGCTACTGCGTTGCAGGGAGTGGTATGTTAATGAACAGTAATTTGACTCTGTTATCTTACTTTCTCAAACTGGTCTATGGCCTTAAATTTTTGTCTGGTGAAGGTTACTTTGATGCTCGGGATCATAATGATGAATGGATCCGCATCTGGGTAAAGAAAGGAGCCATGATTGTCCTTCCAGCTGGGATTTATCACCGCTTTACTCTTGATTCTGACAACTACATCAAGGTACTTGTGTGCAGTACAAATAAGCCTGTGTTAGACAAAAAGTACAATGTTGTACAActgttcttttttttcatttgggcCTGAGTATGGATTGGTTGCTCAATTGATGTGTGttgttcattattattatttagtttttctGTGATCAAATCATATACCCACATTGTTTGGTTATTATGGAAACGATTCATGGAAATTATTTCTTAATTAAATCACATTGTTGTTGTTTTGTAGGCAATGCGGCTTTTTGTTGGCGATCCGGTTTGGACGCCCTTTAATCGCCCGCATGACCATCTTCCTGCAAGGTATGTCTTCTACTTAGCTTGAAGCTCTTTGCTTCTCCACATATTTATTGTTGCCATGGTCCGAACTCTAAAAGAAATCTAAATAGTAAATATAACCTGGAAAATAGAAGTGGAAAGTTATGGTCTGTTATTCTAAGAAGGGGGTCATTGTATGCAGGAAAGCATATGTTGAAACATTTGGGCAGAAGGAAGCTGCAGGTCAGGCAGTTGACGCTGCAGCTTAAAAACGCATCTACAGTATGACAAGTGAAGCTTATTATAATAGCTATCAAATAAATTGGATTGAATGATACTTCCTACTGGCTTGTTGCTTTGCTTTGCTTTTAATTGCCTGTAATCGTTTAAGATGATGTATAAGAAAAGATGGAAAACTGTGTTGTGCTTGCCTGCTTTATCAGCCCATCTTAAATGGTGTGTTCTTTTGTTGTGTATATGCGAGTTGCAATGGTGGATCCTATATTGGTAAAACTGACTATATGTATAATATGCTTCCTGCCCTTTTCCACCCTGCTACAACTTCTGAATTGATGTTAGGAGATCATGTTTTGTCTGGGATCTTTTGTTCTACATCCATCCGGAAACCCATATAAAGTAAGCCctttttttgcccttttgttGTTCGTATTAGTTTAATATATTGGTGTCCTATTTAATAAGCTGGAACTTTGTTTCAACGGCTGGATGTGGTAACGCGTGTATTGAGTGATCTAGGTGGGTCAGATACTTCCTACGACTAAGTATTTGGTAGGCAACCGATATCGATATCATTGGGTGGGCTGTGCCACTCTTGGATCATACAGCAGACTAGTGATATGCTTGCAGATGTTTGTGACCCGCAGGGAAGGCCTCATATTATTAGCAATAATATACCACGGTCTTTGGCACGGGCTACCCAATTACAATCATCTAACCTTCTTGTCGTGTCTTTTGCCGTTTGTCTTGGTAGAAATCAGAAATGTAGACTTGGACCAAGTAACTTATCTTGGATTTTGTCACACTTTACTTACCAAAACGAAGAGAATGGGTAAGCAGTTACAAAATCTGCCCGCTTTAGTCTAATGATTAAAATTGAGATTTTAAAACTTAAAAAGAGATATTGGCTTTTAAtcgttctttcttttcttcgcTCCTTAATTATTATTACTACTCTTACATTTTAAAAAAGAGGGTTTACAAAATCCGGGCTCACCTAGAAAAAGCATTTGTTAGGTAATTATGAGGTTTCTGATTGCAtggaaatatgatttttttaaagTGTTAATGGCGTTTCATGTTGGCTAACAAATTGTTTCCTCGAAACTTCCTTTagccccccaaaaaaaaaaattaatgtagcCTAAGGACCGTGTGTAAAACTAAAAGGATTGTGTTGTTTTGGGCTGCATAATCAAAATCCAAATTGGCTAGAGCTgtctaaaatttctttttacGTGTTTGAATGTTTTGAGAATGTAACATTGGTATTAGAATACCATGACTGTGCATGTGTTGCTTCCATAGTCTTAAAACATGCTTTGAATAATGATGTCTGAGTtgattattaattattatttaatCATCTAGTAAGATCTGGATGTTCCATTAGAGCCTTGAATACGTCAAGGATGGTGGACCCTATCATTAAGGATTTATAGTGTCATCATTAAGATcttgattaatgattaaaatacctaaatattattattatttaaggTAAGCAGATCCATGGCATCAAAGATATTTTCCATGGAAAGCTTGTTGGGAATGTGGCCAAACTAACCGACCTTACTATTTTCAGCGTACGAAGTACTCCTACTTAACTGAAGTCCGCGtattttaacattttgtttGACTCGTTTTCCATCTTTTGTTGCTTGCCCATTTGGTACGTGAGGGAAGGGAAGGGAATGAAGTGTGTCATAGGCTAGCAAAGTTCGCCTTGAAGCTAGTTAATGATGTATATTGGGAATCATGTTTCCCTGGCTGGATTAAAGATCTAGCAAGAATAGATTATGAGGACAATGAGCTCCTTTTGTAAAGTGTTCTTGTATTATCAAGTTTAAATCaatacaaatgttatcattttgacaaaaaaatttgGTACGTGAGGACTAGCTCTTTTTgggggtattttagaaaaattttgttaTAGCAGgatttttagagtatattttgagatatttttaaaaaatattttggaatatttaagagtaaaaaagtttctagaatatattgtgagatattttttaaaattttaaaaaaatttacacTAATTTTTAGACTATCTTTTagagtattttttaaaaatttttattgtatttgaaaaattagtttttgaaaaacactcccaTCCAAACAGAGATATATTATTTTCTTTCCCGTCGTTGTTGTTTACAGTATATAATATGAATTATAAACAATCGAAttccctttaaaaaaaaaacagttgcATTCTGGTCCCATTTGAAAATTAAATTGCACAAAAGAGGGGGAAGAAACGAGATGTCGGGACTCTACTCCATTACCTGCCATGTCTCTATCTCCGTCTTTCGTGTAAGTTCTAGACATTTAGCGAAttctttttaatattattttgctCCAACACTTGTTGTAATGCCATACGAAATCAATATTACGAAGCACATTGGTGGACCAACTCATAAGGGCTTTGCTAAATAATTCACGAAATTTATCATGAAGAGTTTTAGTTTaggattaattttatatacattgttaaTGTATGCATTATCATCATTAGATATATGATACAtgtataaaatttaaatttaaaactcAAAAGTTGTGTAATTTATCTAACCGTGATAGTGTAGGTACTGAATTGTGAATTATGTTAGTTGTATGAAAACCTGTCTTGAGTAAATTCTTACTGAAATTTAAGATAAAAACAAGTAATTGATAATGCTTCTCTTGGAGGGCAGATTTGGTTGAATGTTGAGGAAAAAAGGATTGTAGGTAGAAAATTCTGAAATCAAACCTTTCCACGGAAATGAGAATGCTCGTTCAACCATAGCAATGATCCCCACCAAAAAGGGCACAAAAGAAAGGGAAGTTTTCGTTCCGAGGATACCACCTTGGAACACATGTACAACTCACAGGATAAACTATCAACTTCTTCTACATTTCTAAAGCTGAATTACCAATCAGATCTCAACCGGTGGCCGTGGTCATTTGGCCAACGAGATTGGATTGGGGAAAATTTAGGTTAAAAACGTGTCTTTTCATATGCAATTCTCGTGTCTTATTCATATGCAATTCTGTACTCTGATTTGGTATATTGGAAGGACGATTCCCCTCCAACACGTGGAAACACGTACAGAAAAACTTTCCTTTAACAAAAGAGTAGCAGCAGCAATGGATTTACCAGTGAAACTTGTAAAAGTTCAAGGCCCTCCCAAAAGAAGAAAGGGCATTGGGTGGTGTGGGGACTTGAAAATATCTCAACACcattttattcttgtttatgcATCATGTAGACTTTCCACCCGTCCAAAGTGACAAAAGTGGTGAATAATACTGAAaagcaataaaataaaatgaccTTTCTTTTATTCCTAATAGTAACTGCTACTATGAACCAATAATGACTTAATAAGATGAAAGGACCCTTCTTTATATCAGCCCTATGACAATGAAATAAAACTTTCCACCCAGCATTCATGTCTTCTACCCTATTGTTTTCCTCCACCCCCGTTT
It contains:
- the LOC113766901 gene encoding 1,2-dihydroxy-3-keto-5-methylthiopentene dioxygenase 2; amino-acid sequence: MGSLTKDDREEVIQAWYMDDSDEDQRLPHHREPKEFVSLDKLAELGVLSWRLDADKYENDEELKKIRDARGYSYMDFCEVCPEKLPNYEEKIKNFFEEHLHTDEEIRYCVAGSGYFDARDHNDEWIRIWVKKGAMIVLPAGIYHRFTLDSDNYIKAMRLFVGDPVWTPFNRPHDHLPARKAYVETFGQKEAAGQAVDAAA